One Primulina eburnea isolate SZY01 chromosome 4, ASM2296580v1, whole genome shotgun sequence genomic window, cccacggggcaggcctcaggttggattgGCTTCAGAGGAGCAGTAGGAGACGTTGAGTTAGCTGGTTGTTTTAGTTTtgcagtgttttccatttgatttcgATATGGTTTGTacggatatttcattttgattgtctagacttcgatttcgattggggtTGTatactattgttgttggccatatttccgctggttatctctgattataattaattaggttaattcatgctagtttttgattagtaggtgattctggaacgggtcactacttTAACGAACTATACCACAAGAGTGTTTGCCGCCATGTTCATGTCCATGTTATGATGGTCAAGGCCGACATGACTAGAGATACACGTATGTGACCCTCCATACTTAGTGATTTTCCAATAGCCCGACTTCACCTTGAGCGATGCTCGAAGACCCCAATGACATGGCATAGTTGAAGACTTATTTTTGCAGCAAACTTTCCAGAACGTCGGTGAGCTTTGGACGACACGGTACTCACGTCGTGCGACCCTAACAGAGTAGTCCTTGACACTGGCAATCAGTTCTTTTTTGTCCTTGAATATCATGTTGATGCACAAATCGCCTCTTTCAGGGTTGTAATAGGTCGTGATACTTGCATATGGGAGATCTGTAGAATCTGGAATTTGCTCATCGTACACTTGGCTGAAAAATGGTGGATCTTCACAGATTATCGACCTATCCGCTTGAATATTGTCAGGCACCGTACCTTGCCTCCATGCTTGAGATGATGTACCCTCATTTGGACCTTGTGAATAACCGACATCACGTTCAAATGCATtattatcatcattttcatcaacaTTACCATCTTCAGAATCGTTGGAAGGTGAATCTTCATCACTATCCTCATCGTGGTAACTATCCATAAAGAAATCACGTCTCGTTTGTTCATCATATGATGTGAACGGAGTAATTTCATACGGATTACACCTTCTTCTTGCACTAGACTCCCATCTACGCCCATCATCTGCCCATGGAATGGTTTGTTCAACCACATGATTATTCGCATATCG contains:
- the LOC140829570 gene encoding uncharacterized protein, which produces MDTISVALYVNGYVVAQQGTVEYSKPAVKMMMVPRSITYSDLMKRLYKKLNINSKEFMLKLTTKYAYMEMTHRIEFQLCIEDDDNLHFMTSQIDLQCLHLYIESESVQNNVCSNDLEAYIPCITQGFSTMGFDDGGGTSNVVVGEDEQPNNWDRYANNHVVEQTIPWADDGRRWESSARRRCNPYEITPFTSYDEQTRRDFFMDSYHDEDSDEDSPSNDSEDGNVDENDDNNAFERDVGYSQGPNEGTSSQAWRQGTVPDNIQADRSIICEDPPFFSQVYDEQIPDSTDLPYASITTYYNPERGDLCINMIFKDKKELIASVKDYSVRVARREYRVVQSSPTFWKVCCKNKSSTMPCHWGLRASLKVKSGYWKITKYGGSHTCISSHVGLDHHNMDMNMAANTLVV